A window of the Henckelia pumila isolate YLH828 chromosome 3, ASM3356847v2, whole genome shotgun sequence genome harbors these coding sequences:
- the LOC140888274 gene encoding uncharacterized protein — translation MANLREQVNAMVEAALQRILAIQQEKGEGDPEKQPEQEQERNQGELGKEQEKTVDKVRGEGKEKEKRGGGREGIQAEQEAESHAESAHVTMVGELELLKQKILKLENTDSRESSRVKSLGCPFSPEIIKEPLPLQFKSAKIKGYDGSGDPEEHMARFENVAMLHCYNDQIKCKVFLTTLEDSAQRWFENLEDGSIDVFKKFREIFLQHFSSSKRYRKTTLSLFEVKQVGEESLRAYIKKFNKITLEIPACAPETRITAFTQGLREGEFFRSLVKKTPRNFEDLLARAEKYINMEEAQKKKRDKDKRERNRERGSRNNPGGGKTDYLGRLMAHAPPKVTRDRGVHVCEEGVRQTSQKGAGKYCSIHEVNTHDTSECRRRAPDAKRPVSGEERRMDKRQRGPYRAPGFATHRPDEAISEKARGVPPQRLEDRTRDGPSRGVINMISGGSTDGDSNRARKSWSKREVLGLETRKVTSCPVISFGPEDLKDVVTPHNDALLIQARVANYDIRRVFVDSGS, via the coding sequence ATGGCAAATCTGCGGGAGCAAGTGAACGCCATGGTAGAGGCAGCATTACAAAGGATCCTAGCTATACAACAGGAGAAGGGGGAAGGCGATCCGGAGAAGCAACCGGAGCAGGAGCAGGAGAGGAACCAGGGGGAACTAGGGAAGGAGCAGGAAAAAACAGTAGACAAGGTGCGGGGAGAAGGAAAAGAGAAGGAGAAGAGAGGAGGAGGACGAGAGGGCATACAGGCGGAACAGGAGGCAGAATCACACGCTGAGTCTGCCCATGTCACCATGGTGGGGGAGTTGGAACTGctgaaacaaaaaattttaaaattggaaAACACTGACTCGCGGGAATCTTCGCGAGTCAAAAGCTTGGGATGCCCTTTCTCGCCGGAGATTATTAAAGAGCCCTTGCCATTACAATTCAAATCAGCGAAGATCAAAGGGTACGATGGTAGTGGTGATCCAGAGGAGCACATGGCCCGGTTCGAAAATGTGGCCATGTTACATTGTTATAATGATCAAATCAAGTGTAAAGTTTTCTTAACCACATTGGAAGATTCTGCCCAACGGTGGTTTGAAAACTTGGAGGACGGAAGCATTGATGTCTTTAAAAAGTTTCGGGAAATCTTTCTGCAGCATTTCAGCAGCAGTAAACGGTACAGAAAGACTACCCTCAGTCTTTTTGAGGTAAAGCAGGTGGGAGAGGAATCTCTAAGGGCATATATCAAGAAGTTCAACAAAATAACTTTAGAGATTCCAGCGTGCGCACCGGAAACCCGGATCACAGCCTTTACCCAAGGTCTCAGGGAGGGAGAATTCTTCCGGTCGCTGGTAAAGAAAACCCCTCGAAACTTTGAAGACCTCTTAGCCCGGGCTGAAAAGTACATTAACATGGAGGAGGCCCAGAAGAAAAAGAGGGATAAAGACAAGCGAGAGAGGAACAGAGAGAGAGGAAGTAGGAATAACCCGGGAGGAGGGAAAACTGATTATCTGGGGAGGTTGATGGCTCATGCCCCGCCGAAAGTAACTAGAGATCGAGGGGTCCATGTGTGCGAGGAGGGAGTTCGACAGACCTCCCAAAAAGGAGCGGGAAAATATTGCTCCATTCACGAGGTCAACACTCATGATACCAGCGAGTGCAGAAGACGCGCTCCGGATGCAAAAAGGCCGGTGTCAGGAGAGGAAAGGCGGATGGATAAAAGACAGCGAGGGCCTTATAGGGCACCAGGATTTGCGACGCACAGGCCTGATGAGGCTATCTCAGAAAAAGCCCGGGGGGTTCCACCTCAGCGATTGGAGGATAGGACACGAGACGGACCCTCCCGAGGAGTCATCAACATGATATCAGGGGGGTCCACTGATGGGGATTCGAATAGGGCCCGGAAATCTTGGAGTAAGAGAGAAGTATTGGGTTTAGAGACCCGGAAAGTAACCTCTTGCCCGGTCATTTCCTTCGGGCCAGAGGATTTGAAGGACGTGGTCACCCCTCATAATGATGCCTTGCTCATCCAAGCCAGGGTGGCCAACTATGACATAAGGCGGGTTTTCGTTGATTCTGGAAGCTAG